TTCAGGAAAAGATAATGGTTGGTTGCGTTTCTGTTGACTTGGGTCGCTGGGCGTGGCCGAGTGGTTGAAAGCGGATGCTTAACAACGATTATCACTTCCGTTGCAGCCTATACGTTGGTGGAGGGGTATTCCTGTTGTAGTGCGTTTCCACCATAATGCTTTAAAAAAAGAGCTTTACAAAACTAGATTCGTCAGTACTATATTTTGACAACGTTATAATATTGTTACTGCAAGAAAGTAACCCTGTTACTGTACGATGGTCGTCTTGTTACTGCGCAATTCCTGCGAGACGAGGACAACAAAGAGGTGGACGTGGAGGGAAGTGAGTGGGCGGGTTTGACCGAGGTCTGACCGGCGGGAGGATGCTTTGACCGACCTTTGACCGGGGTGGGAGGGGGGTTTTGGGCCCTAGggagggtgggggaggtgggtttgacccatgggatggggggtgtagaatagttattctaggggaggggtgtagaatagattcactatatatatatatatatatatatatatatatatatatatatatatatatatatatatatatatatatatatatatatatatatatatatatatatatatatatatatatatatatatatatatatatatatcaataacataACATCTAGTAAACTGTAACAATACATTTATTTGCTAGCTTGGTTCAAACCTCTTACATATACATGCAAATGTATACATACACGTACGTACTAGCAACCAGAGCATGAAATGAGACATGTACTATTAGCTAGTATAGACCCTAGCTAATAATACTTTATTATTGGGCGCATGTAGTACTAGATGTAAATTATTAAGGAGATGTAGGTAGTTTGATGGCGAGCACGATCGATCTCTCTACATCACTTCAATTTGAGAGTTTTGAGGGCACCCAGGCCCGCCATAGTAGATGTAAGTGCCCCAACTGGTGGTACTGGAGGAACCAGTCATGACGTTATAGCAACTGGGCAACGGAGCTATCAAGCCCACACCATTTGGTGGTTTGAGATTGTTGGAGGAATCAACAACTTGGATTGCTCTGCTGTAGGTGGCCTTGCCGAACCCTTCCTCAGGAAAATGTCCACTACCCATGGGTGTGGTAATTTGAGGCGAATTCACCTCCCCACCCCATTCCACACTGTCGGCAACGCCTGTCTGCAGGAGGGTGAAGATGGATGATGGCCAGTAGCCCACATTATTGCCTTGCACTTGCAACCACCAATTGCCCCCCGCTGGGTCCTGCAAATTTATGTATTCATTCGTCATTTACTGGAGGAAGGACAAGATCAATCAGTAGCTAGATGACACAGATTCTCCATGCCCATTCTTGAAGAATTTGATTttgtatatatgctttatttgaATGTTAAAGGGCTTAATTTTTGTGTACGGTTTACCTTCCAAACTAAATAATCGTACTCATATTGTGTGTCACCATAGGTGGAGACAGGGGATATGCTGCCACCGATGACGAACTGCGGGTTTGTCTGGATGAATCCTGAGCATGCTAGGTTGTAACATCCCGTTTCGTTATATGCATCACGCTACAATATATATTTCATTAGTACCTTTACGCCATCAATTAATTCCCCACCATAATATAACAGGGGCGAAATATTAATTGTTACTAATAATAAAGGAATATATATATCTTACAGTCCAGTAGATGAAGAGTCTAGTTTTGTCATCCCCGTACATAGCTGGGTACACCTGAAACATTGATATGGATAGCTTAGAGCCATCATCGTAAGAGAATATATGCACAAATATTGCAATATTAATGCTTAGTACTCGTACAACAGACGGTGATATTATTAGTAGATAGATATATCCATAAGGCTGGCCACTTATCGAGATTATGTAGTTACATTAATTGTGGCAtccttatatatatgaaaattaaaCATGGAATCCGTATAAAGTTATCTTCAATGCTAGTTGTAGATAACATGGACATCAGGGCATGCACAAAGATAAGAGCTTGTATGAATGGATTATGCATGGAAATTGCAAGACATGCAGGTAGGACTTAATAGAACTTACTTTTTCCCCTCTGACGCACTTAGAGCGAGTACAATATATAAGTGACATAAGCTGGCTTAAAAAATTACCACATcatacttatacttatacttatgtGAAGGAGAGataagaggagagaaagaagaaaagcGAGCTACAGAGTTACACTCAGCTATAGCACTAACTTCAAGTTAGACATTACATGTGTATAGGAGGTGGTCCATATATTAATGATGTAGTGTATGTTTATGCGTAACTATTATACTAATTGGCTCTATGTTAGCTTTTGATGACATAGAATGATTTTGAAGGTAACTAGCTCTTATAAAGATCTTGCTCTTAAGGTGTCACGTACCTGCCATCCTGTTTCAATGGTATTAAGGTCCTTGTTATCATAGGAGCCCGCTGAGATCCATAGTTGGGACAGGCTGAAATCACCAGATGTTGCAATCGTTGGTTGCCACACATTGATGGTCACTTTGGTTCCGTAGTAGTTGGCATCTCCGGTTGCATATGCTACACCATACTGTTCAATGGGAGATTAAATAAGAAAATGTATTTTGAaaagtataataataataataataataataataataataataataataatccaaGATCAAGGAAGACAAGCTAGTTGTAATATGAGTTGAGGGTGGTACTATACGTAGTGGCCGCTTGTGACACCAGCCAAGTGAGAGTGAGGGTGAGAGCTCATGTCGTGCGTCTTCTTGCCAAACGTTGTAAGAGAGGTGGCCCTCATGACATCCTCCTCCTTGGTCCTTCGGATTGGTATAGTGTTGTCAGGGCACTTTTCGCCGTTCTGATTCCATGTTTGGGTGAATGGACGTGTTGCTTCTCCATATAGGCCACTTGGCTGGCTGGAAGGCTGCATCTGAAACCGGCAGGCATATTACTCGTACGTGAAGATATCATGcatctaatatattgacgtacaATTATTTTGTCGTTCGTGAAAACAAGAAGATATCATGcgtatattatattatattggtGGTGTAGAGTggaattaattatatatgaagTTAATTCACCTGGATTGTATGGTCCTTGAGGAGAGGATGATCGAATGCAGGCTGTCTGGAGATGTGCACACAGTCTATGATATCTCCATCTGGGCTCTGCATGCACGCAGTTAATttatgatcatatatatatatatatatatatatatatatatatatgtatgtatgtagtaATAATTAGCTAATTTGCATGCAACTATATAACCTATATAGGTACCTGAATGGTTGCGAGAGGAGGCTTGTTGAGGCGCTTGAGGACCTGCCGCCGCCTCAAATAAGTAGAAGTAGCATCCGATGGCGACAATAAGCTTGGGAAGATCATAGCCAGCAGGAGGAGCGCCACCAAGCCTCGCCTACTCCACGTCCTCGCTGCTGCCATTGCTGATGCTTAATTAGCTGCAGATGCGGCTTCTTCCATCTCAGATGCATGGCCCTTTTATAGGCCATGGGATCGAgcgtatacgtacgtacacgtACAGGTGCAGTACATGCACGCATGTTCACAATGCAAACGTATCTattccctccgtctctaaataaatatttgacgccgttgaattttttaaacatatttgaccgttcatcttattcaaaaacttttataaaatatgtaaaactatgtgtatacataaaaatatatttaacaatgaatcaaatgataggaaaagaattaataattactaaaattttttgaataagacgaacgatcaaacatgtttaaaaaagtcaacgacgtcaaatattcagggacggagggagtagtagccaAAATGTACAAACCACTAGCTAGTAACTTGTTTAAgatgtggattttcatccctcgaggggagGTCCTCTTGTTGtttacatgtcatctaaatagttattaaaaaatttgaaaacaatgataacatagattaatactaaatatatcactctacaagttgcaacaaaaataacaaaaattaaactgaaaaaaGTTATCGCACATTCgcaactatatttgttatttttgttacaacttgtataagttgaatttaaacatgcatgtttgtcgagtgatatatttcatattaatctatgttgccaaatttttcctttttttttgactaTTTAGGATATCCTCTCGAGCGATGAAATCACTTTCCCACTTATTTACGTACAACTACGACCGTGCATAATGCACGCGCGTGCAAAAATTTTAAGTCTAGTTTGAATATCCATCACAACTAGCAATCTTTAAGCACTAGATCGATTTCGAGGGCGAAAACGaataattatatttgatttgcACCTTAATTAATTTCGACAAGTAGTAATTGACCATGCATATatcatatacgtatatatgtatatcgATCAATCCCGTCGGCTAGCTAAGATATGATTAGCACAGTATAGTGTCAGCAGACCATTACTAtacataaattaattaattataatgtgctagctagctagtgtgtACGTTGGGAACTTGTTATAATCCCGGGACCCCTCCTCCGTTAGCAGTTGCACAGGTGGTTCAAATTGCCATCTGGATAGCATGGTCTCGCACTAGCTTACATTACTAATTAATGCCTCTCGAGTCTATGACATATGCCAGTACTGGTACCTTTGACACATATATGCCACTGGTACCACCCATAGTGCATGTGTCATCACTTATCCAACTTGTAATTACTAGAAGAAAAAGCGCGGCTTCACGCTACGCCCGTCAATGCACACATAGTGATGGTTGAAAGTAACTAAGGCCGCCGTGTTTAGATGCTGTAAAAATttggtcaattttttttaacgtatatggacacacatttgaaatattaaacgtagactaataacaaaataaattacagattccgacTGTAAAC
The Oryza sativa Japonica Group chromosome 6, ASM3414082v1 DNA segment above includes these coding regions:
- the LOC9272107 gene encoding protein neprosin isoform X2 — its product is MAAARTWSRRGLVALLLLAMIFPSLLSPSDATSTYLRRRQVLKRLNKPPLATIQSPDGDIIDCVHISRQPAFDHPLLKDHTIQPSSQPSGLYGEATRPFTQTWNQNGEKCPDNTIPIRRTKEEDVMRATSLTTFGKKTHDMSSHPHSHLAGVTSGHYYGVAYATGDANYYGTKVTINVWQPTIATSGDFSLSQLWISAGSYDNKDLNTIETGWQVYPAMYGDDKTRLFIYWTRDAYNETGCYNLACSGFIQTNPQFVIGGSISPVSTYGDTQYEYDYLVWKDPAGGNWWLQVQGNNVGYWPSSIFTLLQTGVADSVEWGGEVNSPQITTPMGSGHFPEEGFGKATYSRAIQVVDSSNNLKPPNGVGLIAPLPSCYNVMTGSSSTTSWGTYIYYGGPGCPQNSQIEVM
- the LOC9272107 gene encoding protein neprosin isoform X1, translating into MAAARTWSRRGLVALLLLAMIFPSLLSPSDATSTYLRRRQVLKRLNKPPLATIQSPDGDIIDCVHISRQPAFDHPLLKDHTIQMQPSSQPSGLYGEATRPFTQTWNQNGEKCPDNTIPIRRTKEEDVMRATSLTTFGKKTHDMSSHPHSHLAGVTSGHYYGVAYATGDANYYGTKVTINVWQPTIATSGDFSLSQLWISAGSYDNKDLNTIETGWQVYPAMYGDDKTRLFIYWTRDAYNETGCYNLACSGFIQTNPQFVIGGSISPVSTYGDTQYEYDYLVWKDPAGGNWWLQVQGNNVGYWPSSIFTLLQTGVADSVEWGGEVNSPQITTPMGSGHFPEEGFGKATYSRAIQVVDSSNNLKPPNGVGLIAPLPSCYNVMTGSSSTTSWGTYIYYGGPGCPQNSQIEVM